The Sporosarcina luteola DNA window CAGTACTCCCCGTTCAAGTAGACGATTTTATTGTTCTTATACGCGTTAGTCTTTTTCACAAGATCGTTTTCCACAGAGTCTTTTGCGCTAGCTCCGTTGCCGATTGCAGCGTCACGGTCGATAACGAATAGAACATCAGGGTTTTTCTCAACAATGTATTCAAACGAAATATTTTGTCCGTGCGTAGAAACTTCGATCTTCTCGTCTGCTGCTTTATAGCCCAATACGTCATGGATCAAACCAAAACGCGAATTCGGACCATATGCACTCACTTTGCCTTCGCTCGCAAGTACAAGAAGCGCTTTTGAACCATTTGAAGATGCCTTTTCATGAATGCCAGCGATTTTTTCATCGATGTCAGCTAGCTCTGACTTCACTGCATCTTCCTTGCCGAAGATTTCCCCGATCATTTCAGCATTATGTTTGAATGAATCCATATAATGCGCATAATCCAAGCCGACATAAATCGTCGGAGCAATTTCAGCGAATTGATCGTACAGATCCGCTTGGCGTGATGAAATGAAGATAACGTCAGGCTTCATTGCGTGAAGCGCTTCAAAATCAGGCTCTTTCAAGCTTCCAAGGTTCACATATTTATCATCATCGTATTTCGAAAGGTATCCTGGAACGTTCGCTCTTGGAAGGCCTGCCACTTCAATTCCGAGTGCATCCATCGTATCAAGTGTACCAAAGTCGAAAACGACGACTTTCTCGGGGTTTTTCTTGATTTCTACAGCTTTGTCGCTTAGTTCATGCTCGATGGAGATTGTTTCGCCTGCTTTATTTGTATCGGTTCCTGATGTTTTGCCTACTTCTTTTTCTTTCGTACCGCAAGCCGCAACCACAATCATAATAGCTGCAAGCAATAGCGCCATTGTAAGTTTTTTCATCAATACCATCCTTTTGTTTTTAAGAGTTAAAATACACACAAATTCGGCAATTATTCATTTGTTTAATAGGAATATCCATGTCGTAAATTTCCTTCAAAGCATCCGAGTTGATGATTTCGTTCGTCAGACCATCTTTCACGACACGCCCGTCTTTCAAGGCGACGATTCGATCGGAATAGACAGATGCGAAGTTGATGTCGTGAAGCACGATGACGACTGTCTTCCCTAGATCATCAACCAATCTGCGCAAGATCTTCATAATCTGGACTGAATGCTTCATGTCCAAGTTATTCAATGGTTCATCCAATAGAATATAATCGGTATCTTGGGCGATGACCATCGCAATGAAAGCCCGTTGGCGCTGACCGCCAGATAGTTCATCCATATATTCATGCTGCATTTCCATCAGACCCATATACTCCATTGCCTGCTCGATGATCCGCAGATCCTCCGAGTTGAGTTTCCCTCTGGAGTACGGGAAACGTCCGAACGAAACCAATTCACGGATTGTCAGACGTACATTCATGAAGTTGGATTGTTTCAAAATGGATACACGCTTTGAAAATTCATTGGATTTCATTTTATTCACTAGGTGATCATCCACAAGCACTTCGCCTGTGTCTGCGTCAATCAGTCGGCTCACCATTGAAAGCAGCGTCGATTTCCCCGCGCCGTTCGGTCCGATGAATGAAGTGATCTTCCCACGATGGATATTGACGTTCACCTTTTCAACGACCGCTTTTTTTCCATAGAACTTTGACAACTCACGGACTTGGATCATGAGGATCGACTCTCCTTTAATAGTAGATAGATGAAATATACACCGCCGACAAAGTTGATGATGACACTGAGCGTCGTCGAGAATGTGAAGATACGCTCCACGACCCACTGCCCTCCGACGAGTGCAATGATGCTCATGACGGAAGCGCCCGCAATAAGAATCG harbors:
- a CDS encoding iron ABC transporter ATP-binding protein — protein: MIQVRELSKFYGKKAVVEKVNVNIHRGKITSFIGPNGAGKSTLLSMVSRLIDADTGEVLVDDHLVNKMKSNEFSKRVSILKQSNFMNVRLTIRELVSFGRFPYSRGKLNSEDLRIIEQAMEYMGLMEMQHEYMDELSGGQRQRAFIAMVIAQDTDYILLDEPLNNLDMKHSVQIMKILRRLVDDLGKTVVIVLHDINFASVYSDRIVALKDGRVVKDGLTNEIINSDALKEIYDMDIPIKQMNNCRICVYFNS
- a CDS encoding siderophore ABC transporter substrate-binding protein → MKKLTMALLLAAIMIVVAACGTKEKEVGKTSGTDTNKAGETISIEHELSDKAVEIKKNPEKVVVFDFGTLDTMDALGIEVAGLPRANVPGYLSKYDDDKYVNLGSLKEPDFEALHAMKPDVIFISSRQADLYDQFAEIAPTIYVGLDYAHYMDSFKHNAEMIGEIFGKEDAVKSELADIDEKIAGIHEKASSNGSKALLVLASEGKVSAYGPNSRFGLIHDVLGYKAADEKIEVSTHGQNISFEYIVEKNPDVLFVIDRDAAIGNGASAKDSVENDLVKKTNAYKNNKIVYLNGEYWYLSGGGLLSMKEMIEEVQAGL